A region from the Triticum urartu cultivar G1812 chromosome 1, Tu2.1, whole genome shotgun sequence genome encodes:
- the LOC125529215 gene encoding urease accessory protein G — protein MASQDHHHHHGGHSHDDDHHHRHHHGDAAGKGAGAGSWVGEDGRVWHSHDGLAPHSHEPIYSAGDFSKRAPPLDSRSFADRAFTVGIGGPVGTGKTALMLALCTCLRDKYSLAAVTNDIFTKEDGEFLVKHGALPEERIRAVETGGCPHAAIREDISINLGPLEELSNLYKADLLLCESGGDNLAANFSRELADYIIYIIDVSGGDKIPRKGGPGITQADLLVINKTDLASAVGADLAVMERDALRMREGGPFVFAQVKHGVGVEEIVDHVLRAWEIATGNRRR, from the exons ATGGCGTCCCAGgatcaccaccaccaccacggcGGCCACTCCCACGACGACGACCACCATCACCGCCACCATCACGG GGATGCCGCCGGGAAGGGGGCGGGGGCGGGGTCGTGGGTCGGCGAGGACGGGCGCGTGTGGCACTCCCACGACGGCCTGGCGCCGCACTCCCACGAGCCCATCTACTCCGCCGGGGACTTCTCCAAGCGCGCGCCGCCGCTCGACTCCCGCAGCTTCGCCGACCGCGCCTTCACCGTCGGCATCGGCGGCCCCGTCGGCACCGG GAAGACTGCCCTGATGTTAGCACTCTGCACTTGCCTCCGTGACAAATATAGTCTTGCAGCG GTTACAAATGATATATTCACAAAAGAGGATGGAGAATTCTTGGTCAAGCATGGAGCTCTGCCTGAAGAGCGCATACGTGCTGTCGAAACTGGAGGCTGCCCTCATGCCGCTATACGTGAGGACATCAGCATAAATCTGGGCCCTCTGGAGGAGCTATCCAACTTGTACAAGGCCGATTTGCTGCTCTGTGAATCTGGAGGAG ATAACCTGGCAGCCAACTTCAGCAGGGAGCTAGCAGACTACATAATCTACATCATCGACGTGTCCGGTGGGGACAAGATACCAAGAAAAGGCGGCCCTGGGATAACCCAAGCAGATCTCTTG GTCATAAACAAGACAGACCTTGCCTCCGCGGTTGGAGCCGACCTAGCCGTGATGGAGCGAGACGCCCTTCGGATGCGGGAAGGAGGGCCCTTCGTGTTCGCCCAG GTGAAACACGGGGTCGGCGTGGAGGAGATTGTGGACCACGTGCTGCGGGCCTGGGAGATCGCCACCGGCAACCGGCGCCGATAG